The genomic window ACATCCAACAAAACTTAAGATGCAACATACTCTTTTCTTGTCTTCTACCATTCTTAACATGTACATGTCAATTTGggttttttatatgttaaatggtgaaaaattaaaatgtcataaaaaataaattatcaatttgggttttaaatgggTTTGAGTTGGTAAGAGTAATAGGTTTTAATGGATATTTAAGTTTAaggtttaaattttgatttagataTGTAAATGAGTTACAAGGATATGGCCTTAAATGGGTTTGAGTTTGTAGGCTTTATTTATATACAGAACAAGCATATCTAGAAAGCATATGTTCAGGTCATGCCAATTCCCGTATTTGATCACCATCCATCTAAAGAAAGGTTTCATGTTTTACTTACTTTTATCCAATAAACATCGACAGCAAAAAGCCATCATGCACATGAGAAATAATTAAGGAAGGTAAACTCGTACAGAAATTTAAAGAAGCCATTTCTCCATAGATATGCAAGGAGAATTAAATCCATAGAGTTTCTAAAGGGATGAACGTATAATATCCACCAACAGCAGCAGGGGAAATTTCTTTCATGCATTCACTCACATAACTATAAACCAACTAGTATTTTCTAGCACAGATATATAAGTTTCTGatttttataaattaacaagTACCTTTCTTGATTCTAGATAATTTAATATTCCACACCGAAAACATCACAAGAGCAAGTTATAGTTGCTTGATTCTCATAGCAGTCTTCATGCAAAATTTAACACGGAATTTTGTAGAGGAAAAACTATGATAGATTTCATATAGGCATTTTCATCAGAGAGAATTACAGATCATTGCCAATAATGTGAGTTAAATCAATATGATGCATTATCTCCACCTAAGTTGGAGCAGAAAACTTTACAGTGATGGAGGTGGAATCTACATTACTTACAGCACCCTCGATGGAGCACCATCAATCATTTATTAATCATTCACCAAACCAATAACAAGCCACTAATCcataaaaaattatctaaaagACCAGAACAAGAGATGACCACAAAACTACCAATACTACCCAGTCAACTTGGAAGTCATAGAAATGTTAACCTATTATTGATGTGAAATCTACAAATGTTCATGGACTAGCAAGCATGGTATCGGATATTACAAACAGAAAATGTAAAATTCAGCAGCATATTGAATCTGAGGTAATATGGAATAAGAAGGTCATTCATACATTGGTGcattaatcaaattattttacattgatatatattagtagaaaaaaataaaactctaaCCAAGAAATGCAATGCCAAAAATCAGTTTCTTTGAACTACACTACATGGCAACAAAACAAGTTTAACAAAACAGTGAAAAAATTAGCATTATCACCACTAATTGTAACTCAAGCCGGTGCAACATTGATTTTGGACAACTCTTTCTCCTTGTGCTCCAGATACTGATGCAAAATCGCAAGCCTGGCAGTCTCAAATGCAAAATAGCCCAAAGCTGAAAAACAAGCACTATGAACAACTCTAGGCCCCAGTCCACTAGTCAAACCAATCCAACCTTCCTCCTTGAAAATCTGCTTCACCGTCGCATTAACCCCACTATACATGGCAGCAGTAACTTTATTCCCATGGACCTGAGTCATCAACCTTGTTTTCACGACATCGAGAGGAGTAGTCAAAGAAGCTGAAATTGCACCAGCCAAAGCACCGCAACAAACACTCTGAATTGGCTCCAAATTAGTCTGTTTTGTCTTTCTCAAAACCGCAGCTTTTAAATACTCAAACGAGGAATAACTTAACACCCCAGCAGGCAAATTCCTCAACAATGTAGCTGAGTAACCAGCATAAAAACCCAAATATAtccaacaaaaaaaatatatccaACTTAATCCTCAGGAAAATCAATCCCAGACGAAAATCAATCAATATacagaaaaagagaagaagagaagacaAAGATAAACTCACCAGCAGAGGGCAGAACAAAGCAGAGGGCAGAGATGAGGGCAAAGAACCAGCGTAGCGTAGCAGAGGGAACCAGCAAAGAGTAAAGAGTAGAGAGCAGTGTAGCAGCAGAGGGAACCAGCGTTGTGTGGCTAAAAAGGTAAAGTAACCAACCTAAAAGCACTTTTTTgctgaaaagctaaaaaaatcTACTTTTCATCTTCTAAGAAGCTGATATTCTGCTATCAACTGAAGGGTGTTCTCCATTACTTTTCAAAGAAAAGTACTTTTTTAGCTAAAAGCTCATCTCAGCCGCAATGAAAAATACAGcctaaattgattcatttaatacTAGAGAGACTAATTTGATTTGATCTCTATAATAGAGGGACATGCTAGTTACTTTCACCATAATATAGTATTTTAACTTTagaatatcttttttttaaatagaattttatgttattttattaatctcatttaaattatttaaaaattttattaacaataGATAAGTTTTCATactatcaaacataacataaggAATTACGATGTAATTAGTATCTATCAACTAaatatgtttaataaattaaaattctttgTAATATACTTTCATCCAATTATTTTTGAGGGTTGAAGCACGCAGCTACGCCATTGTCTTACAATTTGGTTAATTTTCTATTGTGGCATACTAAATCCTTTTggattttattaattcaaaaaaaaggtaaattatataaatagtcaccccaattattaaaaaaaatcattttttacgctcaaaataaaaagtttaaaatttaagcaCCTACATTAGATAGATCATTTTGGTCACTCCTCTTAAAATATCAAACAAAAATCTaacatggtttcttttattattttatttctttctttttctttctttatttcttttcattttccacttctattttcttttcatttttctctatttcctttttcttcttcttctaaccCTAGCCATCACAAGTCTAAGAGCTCTACCACCAATGCTCCAATGGGCACAAAACCACTACCAAACAACAAGTCTCCACACCCTCTATCCATCATTCGACTTAGATTTTCTGAAAAAGTGGCCAAAACCTACAAAACCCCAAGCAAAGGTTCAAAGTTCCGTCGGCGTCTACCATTGGATTGTCACAAGCTAAAGATATGTTGTTCTCCCCGACCACTTCTCTAGCTTCACCGTTCGAATTGTTGAACGAAGCTTTTATTCTTAAATAATCGAGAAGCCCTAAAAGATGAGTTCTcctctttatgtttttttttcctttttttgttctttGATTTTTTCTCTGCTTCTTGCTCACTGTCTTTTGCTtgattatttttcattcttcctTTTATCGCAGGTTTAGGTTTGaggctttttttttatttgtggcGTGGGGTGAGGATTGCTTGCGATCTAGGTTTTTAGTTCTTCTTGAGTTGTTCGTTCTTTGCTTCGTCAagcttcatgtaacacccctatacccgaCCCGATCATTGGGTCAATACATCGTGATGCTATATTTGTTATTAAAGCAACAACAATCAAATTCATTTTGTTCTAAATACTACTTAactaatttgatcaatttaagCTTTTGATATGCCTTGGTATCATTCCTGAGTTTTATTGTCGCttttaaaatagtataaagtgGAACAAAGACTAAAGTGAAAGGTTCTCAAAATTTCAGGGTGCGTCAGAGGTTCCCCATCACGATGCCACAAATTGACTTATATCATTGCAACGTGGTTCCTCTATCATCACGACTAGAATcctattttccatgttttacctTATTTCAAGTTTTTAACATCCTTTTTCAAGTCcacataataaaatatgatattcaattaattcaactcatttcacatatcattcaaattttaCCCATTTATAATCTCAAGTcaacataataaaatatgatattcaattaaagatagcaaagttattaaaattaacacaattattgaagttttacaaataagtccattAGAGGACTTACAAATACAATTTACTCTTTCTACATACTATAACTATTGTCAACATATACCaattaatttatcaattaggactaccttaattcattttacaatcaTAACTCACTTAGTACTTTAACAATGTATTTGAATTTCTCTTATGTATTAGCAAATTCATTATTTGCAACTTCTTAGCAATATCAGCCTTCTCTCATTTttccctcctcctcctctccattccacttccttaatgtttatatttctatatatatatatatgaatcttTGGCTCTTAAGatatcatgcttatatgtaacattaattAAGGTTTCTCTAGTTACACACATATTTTGATCAAGGTTATCCATTTGAGTGACAatgactaatttatttatatctcggtTTATAGAATTCGAAATTAAGCTCCAATTATtgtgtttgaaactagactccgtgagatttatatcataaaaatttcagaatttatacATAcgataattaatataatttttcttcaaatatttCTTTGTTTTGCTGCTAGATAGCTCTaatccttcttcactaaaaattaaatatctttcaGTACAAGTctcattaaatttataataattttttaaatttagaataggggaattcgaaatcattctaaccttgtctcacaaaatttattatatctcgtaatctacaatttcattacttacatcgtttcttttataaaaactagacccaataagctttaaatttatatttgattcaacctctaattcaattttcacaatttttggtgaattttcaaagttgaacCACTGTTGATGTCTAgaaactgttttaatgctaatttttactctttcatggttctttgtattaactttcatttaggcatacataatcattaaaattttaattattattcaatttaatccttgaaaCTCACTTATCATCAACATATAGTTTATCATAACTTctcttatttcaattataaattccataagtttacaatttaatccctaaaatcatgaaaattcattatttactataacttTACCTTAACATCAATTCAGTAACACTTAACACTTCATTTTAACCTTTTATCCGCCTactttatttaaattacaaacttttacactctttataatttagtcctattatCATAAATTCAATGTAATTTGGAAATTTCATCACACATTCACTTTTTATGAACTCATTATATCATCACACTTCATTTATATTCTTCTTTCAACATtccatttcacatattttattttgtttactttacaatttagtccttttttctacTACTTCAATGTactaatttaatttcatacataatatttacatattcataattaacCCAACTATTTAACATTCTCTACAcatagattaaaattaaataaagtaaaattcttGAAGTACTTACCTTGTCTCTATAATCTCTTCACATTTTCCACAACTTTCTCCACTTCCACTTCCAATTTCTTTCTTCCAAGATGATATTCTCTCTCTATTGTCTCTACTTCACTTCTCCTTTTGGGTGGCTATGGAAATTTTCAAGGAATTTGGGAGAAAAAGTGGGATTTCATggtaaaggaccaaattgtaatgaaatgaaaatccctttgtatgtatatataattggCGTTGGAAGCATGAAGACTTTTATTCATGTTTCCATgtaaatatcttaaaatattataatataaaatatctttatgTCATAATTTCATTCTAATGGCCAAGATTtcttacttttcaattttttccaatggcccatattttccaacaaccatgatattttatcataattatctaatttaagaaatgactattttacccttcatatttattttaaattccatcCTTTAATCACTACTCACTTTtggtaaaattgaaatttagtccctcatatttattcacttattcaatttggtccttgcaCATCAATTTCATGtcataagaaattgggttattttcaattttaggccttcaaatttctcatttttataCCTTAACCCcttaattttgaataattattcttaaaCCTCAAAACTTTTTACATCTTTACCATTTAATCCTTATTTAGTATATCACAACATACTTTTCAATTTAACTTTCTTTGACACTCCTCAACCTTCtcttttatcactttcatttccttattttactttaTTGAAAAATCAATTATTCGTAATCTCAAATTATTATCGCTTTTATAGTACAATAATTTTAGGAGTGTTACACTTCGTCTTACTTACCAAAAAATTTGCTTCTTATTGGAGGATTGCTCGCGAGAATGAGCAAGGATATGGATTTTAATGAAGTCAAAGAGGGTGGCCACTCAATTTCGAGTGCTTATTAGGATTGTCGCTGTCGCTCTCAACGTTTTGCCATTGAATTCGATGGGTGTTTGCAACGAAGCGAAGGAATTGATGGAGTTGGTAGCAAAGCCAGCACAAAAGGTGAGAAATGAAATTGACCCCACCGATGAACGAGCCATGGACGGATTCCTTTGATTTTGTTACATAATTCTTTAAGGGCTTAGGGtttaaaacgataattttttagTGAATAAAAATGGCATGGATTTTACTTTAATTAtgtgaaaaatcaaaatttaaaagaaaaatatgtcaacttattatttttgATTTTAACGTGAGTGACCAGAGCCACTGAATGcggatatttaaattataaactttttatttttgttatgaaTTTGTTTTATAGTTTTACCAGGAAAAAAGGTccaaaaagaaaagagtttgtaATAAATAGTCAACAGTCAACCCAAAATAACGTGAAGATTTTGACGGTACCGGCTGCGGTGACGAAGTTAGTTCGCAGCTTCTTCATTCACTAAAACCGTATTATAACTGTTCGTTTGCGCACGGGGGACGCCCCCCGCCCCGCTTATATAAATCCAATTTCCTATCGTAACTACGCATTCAGTTCATACAAAACCGGTGGTATTAAACCGACTTCTCCATCCCGCCTACCCTAATTATATCATCCTTCATTTATTTACTCCAAAAACAACTGATCtgcaaaaattatatttactttttccCCTTTATTATGTTTAGTCTGCGTGCTTGAAGGGAAGGCTGAAGCTAAGGTTATCCGTTTCCCTTCGTGCCAGTCCACTTCTCTTCCTTTTTCTTAATCCAAGATTATCGCcggatgtatatatatttaattattctctgttaaaagggaaatttgatTGGTAAATTCGGAGCAAAAAGTCATTTGAGGTTTTAGGTGAATGACGAGTGCTTCGGAGTTGTTCTACACTCGAAGGTCGAGAGTAGGTCGACCCAATCCCGATCCAGGGATCGACTCTTCAATTGATCGGAATTACAATCGCCGCTATCACAATAACAGGCATGACCTGGACGGCTGTCAACATCTCCGTCTCTCCCCACACGTGCGCCACTCCACCTCACGTTCCTACTCCCTCTCTGTATGCTCAATTTCTCCATTTCCATTTCTTGTTTATTAGTACTTAGTAGTTGTTTTTAATTTGACTGCTGAGAAaatagaaatgattttttttatttattctatggCTGTTTTATGCTTCAGTATTGAATTCGGATTTGAAAATAAGTTGTCTTTAGCTAAATTTATCAGTGGAGTTACTGAAAAGTATAATAATATAATGTAAAGTATGCTTTGATAATTTATCTGAGCctaagctaaaaaaaaaaaaaaaaaaaacctctcttACAATTGAGTTTTAGTATCTGGATTTCTTATGTTTGGTTTCATTTAGCTTACCTTCTTTAACGCTGTTGAATATTTTGAGTATCTATTTCTGTACTCGATTTGGCTTTTTAGGAGCGTGCATCGATGCAGTTTGATCAAGGTTCTAGCCGGTTTGCATCAATAAATGGTGTAAATGCAGAGAGTGTAAGTAGTTCAAATAGGCAAAGTTTGCATTCGAATGAGAGGCTTCCTGGAGCTGTGCTGCTTGCTAGAGCAAGGCTTCTTGAGAGACTAAGAGGCGTGTCTGTTTCTGCAAACAGGTTGGTCATCATAGCTCTCTGCAACTTTGCTACTCCTAATGTTTGAATTGGTTATCCTGGGATTATTTTCCTTGTACTTTCTTATCAAAGTGAATAATCAAGTATAGCTACTGAATCATGTCATATTTATCTTGAATATTATAATTTTGCATGATGTGTGACATCAAATGGAAACCACTGTAATTCATGATGATGAACCCACCTATGTTTCATGGTTTCGTATCATCCTATGCTAATTGGACCAGGCCTATACCAGCCATTCTTAGTCTGATGACGATTtcctataattttatttcaatttttgaagGACAGCATGTCATATCTATTAACTTGGTAAGTTTAGAGATAATATAAATGGATTATGTGGAAATTCATGGAACTTTATCTGAATTCAATTAAAGGTTTTGCTTTTGTACTTTGATTTTATGGATCTGTCGAGTGTTGCGAAATAATCAAAAGTAGCAGATTCTACTATCGATCTGTATCATAATCTCTGGAAAGCTTCAGTTTCATATGGCTAAGTGTGATGCAAATTTTTGGTGAATCCAAATAACGAGGTTGCTGTCTTTGTTAGGCATTAGAAGAAAAGAGGTTATGTATCATGTGATAGCCAGTTAGTGAAGAGATTTAGTCTGATAGATGTGCatactgttttttatttttccatgccCTATGATGTTATAATTCAGTCAGTTTGGTAGGTTTTTATTGGTGAAATCAACTTTCAACAGCTGTCTCTGCTGTTGACATCCAGAGTCTAGATGATTTAGTGGAATTGTCTTAATCATCATGTTTCTCAAGAATTTTTCTTCTTACAAGCGTTATGCTGAATTCAGTCACTagcattttatctatttatttttttgaatggaTTAAATCCGTGTTTTTATGCTCGAAAAATACGTCATTACATTGAGTCCCACTTCTGCTAATACATTAAAAGCAGATATTGCTTTTGTTACTCCCCATCTATCAGTAGTGTCATAATTTCATGGCCCAGTGTTGGTGGTGGTGCTGTCCACTTCGCCTTACAAATACTGTCACAGTCCCAGCACTGGTGCTTCCTATGCTGTACTGCCATAGTAATATATTACCGGTACTACTACTAACATCATTAACTACTATGTGTCTATGACCATGCAGCCCACTTTTGTTTCCAATTCCCATGAACAGTGAACTAGTATTTCTCGTTTCCTAACTACCATTGAATTGATTGCTTGAGTGAATCATGCGGaccaatttaacctttattttgtTTCATATCGTGTATGGCATTCAGTAATGGACATTCTTATGTTCTGTCTTGCATTTAACTATGAACTTCTGTTTTATTCATCATGGTTTGTTCCTCAATATTAtagcttttctttttctaataaaaaggaaaatcatTTTTGGTTTGTTGTTTGGCTTTGTTTAGGAGGGACGGCAGAGGTCCACCTAACCCTTACGACGTAAGGGAGTACTTACTGTGTGAAGATTTCAGGGAGGTTGATGCAGGGGACTGGGGAAGTGAAATTTCTACAGGGTTGTCAGGTGGGAGTTCCTCTTTCACCGACCAAACCTCTCAAACagaag from Gossypium hirsutum isolate 1008001.06 chromosome D12, Gossypium_hirsutum_v2.1, whole genome shotgun sequence includes these protein-coding regions:
- the LOC107917446 gene encoding protein MITOFERRINLIKE 1, chloroplastic, coding for MAHTTLVPSAATLLSTLYSLLVPSATLRWFFALISALCFVLPSAGLSWIYFFCWIYLGFYAGYSATLLRNLPAGVLSYSSFEYLKAAVLRKTKQTNLEPIQSVCCGALAGAISASLTTPLDVVKTRLMTQVHGNKVTAAMYSGVNATVKQIFKEEGWIGLTSGLGPRVVHSACFSALGYFAFETARLAILHQYLEHKEKELSKINVAPA
- the LOC107916535 gene encoding probable E3 ubiquitin-protein ligase RHY1A yields the protein MTSASELFYTRRSRVGRPNPDPGIDSSIDRNYNRRYHNNRHDLDGCQHLRLSPHVRHSTSRSYSLSERASMQFDQGSSRFASINGVNAESVSSSNRQSLHSNERLPGAVLLARARLLERLRGVSVSANRRDGRGPPNPYDVREYLLCEDFREVDAGDWGSEISTGLSGGSSSFTDQTSQTEENNKKPPGLTQEAVDSLPLEVFRGEEVDGERESRDCSICLERFRGEDVLTRLVCGHRFHSTCLHPWVRSCGDCPYCRRTIL